ctatACTGAAGGGAGACCTAAGCCCTGTGCTTAATAAtacccataacaattccctgtctacgttgtcataggcttcTTTAATATAAacaaatgctatcgataaaggtctattctcaGTTTCTCAAATCTCTAGGCACGGAGTTAGCACAAACATATTAACCTCtataagcgtctgcctggcctgaacgcGTTCTGTAGTTCTCCCAGTACATCacttttctccacccacttcgacagttctaattccATGGCTTGCATTACCATTCTATATaccaccgacgttactgtaacttgcctgtacgagctcgtcttacccttatcacctttgcctttgtaggtGAGGTTTATCAAGCTTTCACgcatccaaccggaattttcttcgttctaatcacttggtCTATGACAtgagtcagcagtgccttgctctttggaccgaggttctTGATTAACTGGACTGGGATTTCATCGGATCCTGCTGCCGTGCTATTAGCAACATTTTCTTCAGCTTTTGTCCAATAaaatctttctatgctaaattttgatctcgcATGCTACTCTGTTGTTGCTGGACCTGTCTGAGCCTCAACTACGCTTTCTTTGAACTGCTATGAACTGCGTACATCACAGTTACGACAGTGCCACCGGTGATCTGACGCAAACTTACCACGCCCGAAATACCTGGGCAACACCATAACACCGTCACTCAAAAGCAGCGCAAACCACAAAAGTGCAACAAAGCATCGAAAAAACATAAATAAATGATGTGCGCTTAAATGCGTTTGTGTTTGCATATATTCCATTTAGCATCCACCAACTTGCCAAAGTGCTATCCTGATAGAACATAGCATCGGCATGGCAGCAAGCGGGGCAGACTGCGCAGCTAGTGCAGATGTGGGCTGCAGGGATTGCACACAAGTGCACACAGGAATGTTAAAATCTTGCACGAAAGAGACACTCCCGTAAAAATAGGCACCACCACATAAGAGATTGTGCTTAGGCAAGAAGGAGGGCGGCAATTTCGTAGCGTCTGCAGCTGGTTCATTAGCTATAACTGTAAAACTTCACGAAAATGTTTTATACAGATCATGCCGTAAGGGTGCACGTTTTGCACGGGCTATTACGTACATAGAAACTGGCCATATCTACAGCCATATTTGAAACATGGCACAAACTTATCTCTGGGAAAGTTGGCGCAACGTTCTCGAAGTTATTATCCGTATATGTGCCCGCTGTCTTCGGCTTTCGCTCTGTCTAGCACTGAGAAGGAGCCCCGCGGCACTTACCGTAGTAGTAATTTTGGCGACCGGCGTCGGCGTTCTGCGGAGAGGGACACCGAGAAGGCCGCGCCCCCGTCGCCTGCTGGTAAGCGGCCCACGGACTTTTTGACTGCTTCTCTGCACATAGAACATACCATCACGGCGTTGCACGTCAATCCTCCAAGGAAAGCGAAAGCGTCGGCGTGGCTATAGGTGACTTTGCATAACAAAATTATCACAGCGAGAGCGCAATGTAGACGCGTGGTCACCACTTCTGGTTGACGTTGGAAATCGACGCTATAGGGGACTAGAACAAGCGAAGAAAGCAACATGGACTGTCTCTCTCGCTCCTTTGAATAAATCCAGTTGCGAGTGACCtactatagaaaaaaaaaaaaaaactctatagGAGGTTTCTCGCGTGCTGCGTTGCGCTGACATGTCGCCCCCTCGTATTGCTATGTATAGACAACCCATCCAGGAGCCCGAGCACGACGCTAAATTGTGCTAACGCAGTGTATATGCTTCGTCCTTCGAGCGAAATTGTTTATATTCTACCTATCTACAAACTAAACTGGTTTACTGTGGTTGAGAACTGCATTTGCCCACCGCGctgctgtggtgttgggctgctaagcaggaggtcgcgggatcgaatcccggccacggcagcctcatttcgatgggggcgaaatgcgaatacacccgtgcacttagattcaggcgcacgttaaacaaccccaggcggtccaaattattccggagtcccccactacggcgtgcctcaaagagatcgtggtttcggcacgtaaaagacacgtaaaaccccataatgtatttttttattactGCATTTCGCTAAGAATGAAGAATGTCTAGCCTATTGCAGTCGAGTGACCACCACTAGCCGCTGTCAACATACAGTACCGCACGCTAGTGCTTCCCGTGGTCAGCCCCGGTGATATTGCTTTATGTAACAAACCAGCAGTAGCAGCTGCGCTGGGCCGGCCAGCCGAGTAGCTCGCCAATCCGTTCGGCGGGTACTCCGAAGCACCCATCTGTGCACCTGTGTAGCTTTTGGAACCCGGGTAGCCCGGCGACTGCTGGTACGCCGCCTGGCTGGTCTGCGGTACGGCGTAGGAATGCGCAGGGTAGTTCTGGTAGGCCTGGTCTTGGCGCGCATACTGCTGTTGCTGCAGTTGTTGCTGAAGCAGCTTCTGTtgttgctggtgctgtttctcctgctgctgctgtttctgctgttgctgctgttgctgctgttgctgctgctgaagtGCCGCAGCCGTCTGGCAGGCGGGAGCCGTTGCGTTCGGGTAGTAGCCCTGGTTTGTCATTGCGTACCGCGGTTGCTGTTGGAGAGCAGCGGCCTGCAGGGCATTCTGTGTGGACGCGTAGCCCTGCTGTGCTATCTGCCTCTGCGTGCCAGgtactggctgctgctgttgctgttggaTGGCAGCTGCCTGCGGGGCATTCTGCACGGCCGCGTAGCTCATCTGTGGTATCTGCCGCTGCGTGCCCGGtacttgctgctgctgttgctgttggaTGGCCGCCGCCTGCGGGGTGTTCTGGATGGTCGCGTAGCTCAGCTGTGGTATCTGCCGCTGCGTGCCCGGtacttgctgctgctgttgctgttggaTGGCCGCCGCCTGCGGGGTGTTCTGGATGGTCGCGTAGCTCATCTGTGGTACTTGCCGCTGCGTACCCGGTACTTGCTGTTGCTGTTGGATGGCAGCTGCCTGCGGGGCATTGTGCACGGCCGCGTAGCTGAGCTGTGGTATCTGCCGCTGCGTGTTTGGtacttgctgctgctgttgctgtttgATGGCTGTCGCCTGCGGGGCATTCTGGACGGCCGCGTAGCTCAGCTGTGGTACCTGCCGCTGGGTGCCTGGTACTTGTTGTTGCTGTTTAATGGCAGCCGCCTGCGGGGCATTCTGAACGGCTGCATAGCCCTGCCATGGTATCTGCCGCTGCGTACCCGGTACTTGCTGCTGGTGTTGGATGACAGCTACCTGCGGGGCATTCTGCACGGCCGCGTAGCCCTGCTGTGGTATCTGCCGCTGTGAGCACGgtacttgctgctgctgctgctgttggatGGCAGCAGCCTGCGGGGAATTCTGGACGGCCGCGTAGCTCTGCTGTGGTACCTGTCGCTGCGTACCTGGTacttgctgctgttgctgttggaTGGCAGCATCCTGTGGGGCATTCTGGACGGTCGCGTAACCCTGCTGCGGTACATGCTGCTGTATTCCCGATACTTGGTAGCCCTGGTTGCGAAAAGGATAGCTTTGCCCTACGGCAGCGGTCTCGTACGCCTGATGGCCTGGGGCCGTCGGGTAAGTCATCCTCTTGCAGACTAAAACGCGCGAGAAAAATGGTATTTGGTAAAAAGCGAGCTGAAATTCGTTGTGTATTCACCATCATAGCGCTTGCCGGCTACCTCCAAGAAGTAAGACAAGAATTACTTTTCGGGCTCGTCATATTTTTGGACTCGAGAAGGCATTCACTTAAGTTACATTTAAGTAAGCGCTAAAGAACGAGATGCAAGCCGCGAAAGTtgttccggagccctccactgcaaTGCATCAGCCCCGTGGTTGTTTTTGGAAGTGAGAACTCTAAATGAATTCATGACATTAGCGCCATTCAGTCGTTGCTCCACTCTAACGGGGTGAAGACAATGGCAAGACTGCTGCTCAAAGCAAACCTCATCACgtcaaaaagaaaaggaaagcgaATCGACAGGTAAGTAAaggataaaaagaagaaaaagagaagaattGTTACAAAATAAGACCTGATTTTGCAGGGTGGAGCTGTGCACTTTGGCAAATAACCTAAGGGAAATAAAACGAAGCCGCCCGGAAGCGAAGCCACCGACGAGCTTCACACTTAGAGCTTCGAGCCACCAGGTAACGGCCAAGGTATTCTGAATAGCTGAGTAAGGCAGTTAGCATCACGTCTAGCGAACTAGCGTCCGTGCTTGTACGCGAGGACACGCAGGTTTCGGTATACTCACAGGGCTACCGTTGTCCTTCTGGCGTCCAGCTGATTCGAATTCACCGAGGCTACTGGCTCGCGAGGGTTGGCTGCACGCTCCGGTACCAGCGTTTGCTTCGCGCGGAATGATAATGACGATGATTATTTCCAGGTCGGGGCACATACCCACAACCCCTACAATAGGGGATTGGTCAAGAAGTGGGCGGTACATTTCAAATGAAGGCTGTGTTCTAACGTAGACGGCAAATGAGACGGCTGAGAGGACAGCAGCCATCTTAAGTATCGCTCCAGTTCTAACGAAGACATCAAAGAAGACGACTTCGCGAAGACAGTATCGAAGACAAAAACAATGCAGGCTATTTTGCTGACCgtacaagatggcggctgagcaggacgCTTGCAAACTAGATGGAAAGCATCCCGGCTCGATGCCTTCGTGTTTGtcccaagccttggcggcaccgcaaaatCGTTTTGCTGCAACCAGTCATCTGTTTTGTTCTGGCCAAGCATAACAATCCCTCAAGGCATTGATAGAGTGAACCCAAAGGATGGCGTtatcttgaaagccgcgaaacggcggtatTTGTACGAAAGCCGGTTGCTGTAATTGCAGCGTCTCATCTCCACCAGGCTGCTTTtccagctgcccgaggaaccagggctGGTGTCCACGGAGAGTGCGATCGGTGTGGTAGTTGCGGCAGCCGgctctaccaccaaggaagcatcaacggcataccttggtggctgaggagtgGAAGTAGTTCCTAGGATGAtattctcgccaagggaagcgtgtactagggcactgcacgggctcgggcttacccgaaagcccgggcccggcccggcccacgggccgggccgggccgggtagaggagttttttcacgggctcgggccgggctcgggcacggcgtgtgctttttgacgcgggcccgggccgggctcgggctttctgcgagttattttcgggcttctcaactctgaaaaacatgtatttttcggtctcgggccgggttcgggccggtttcgagtcgggctcgggccgggctcgggcttaaggtaaaggggtggcgggccgggccgggagggtaacgtagattatttccgggcccgggcgggcccgggtctcgccataaaagttttgatcgggctcggcgggccgcccaatgtgaaaacgggcccgggccgggcccgggccgcaaaaatcggcccgtgcagtgctctagcgtgtACGTCGTTCCCAGGCAGAACAGGTCCAAGACGGGGGGGGGTGTCGAAGCGATGTCTCAGTGTGAGGTGCACCGGCGCAACCGCCgacggatgcgaaggtgttcgtcataagctcgggaaatcatagaggcccacctggtaagccagaaggaaatactactacgcacaatagcgggacgctgcgtcttggaacgtcttggatattccgtacggaagaccagcgcactcaccaaaatcccaacacgaatacaagaaactatgcacgtctcaccgattcccagaaacatgcacccaaacttccacatcggacggagagaAGCCCGAGCGCAGGCTCTCGCGacaaagtatggaaaccaccccaatgtcttgtacgtagacgcgaccagcaccgcaagaagcaccgcattcgtcaccagcgtagtcgacaatcacgggaccgaaataaatgcatcgtcggtttccagagtgagcgctgcggaatcagaggaactagcgatagcgttagccatcacgacgagaccgcagtgggattgcgtcatagttctgacggactctcagacggcatgcagaaatacGTCAAATGttagcacgttcttcataaacatgtcactaacgccgcgcgcgttcggtgcgaacgagggcaaaacgccgccgccgccaacagttgtgcacgttgtttgtgtgaccgcgcacaagcgttgtcaaaacgctggcgtgagcaagcgcgccagcaccagcgggcgaaggttcatgaggtctatcgcttcaaccaaactgagcggcgaaagcacagcgcatacaaaggtaggggCCGTGTAGCAGATCGCTTTTtaaatacggtgcgcgcgaccgcccggcgccgcgcaaagtacaagttgctcgcagagcagaagccgcaactcctccctcccgcgctgccttcccgctgtcatcatttcgcgtgggagattgagtcaccagttcccctcgcgcccggcagcaagatacgcatttggggccgcagctaaacgtcgcctcccctccctccctcccgtccccctacggcctttcgcgcgacggaagtggcgtttgctcgccgccgtgcattcgctccccgtgaaagcgcaggtccctgcgcgctttcactcgcacatatagcatacggccaatgagagtgtttttctacatccggacgcgaccatcgaagactgagcccttaacagcttcgctgtaaaaagtcacaggcctgcgtggcacacgcagcacagtcacagcgtaagctggtggaatGGCACAATAGtggctccaatttcggcaccacgcacagcaggagggtcttcgcggcagtctcttcgcctcgttttgacgagaacgatcttaactgtccgcccggcgtcgacggcgagctgcggtttgtaattctctctgcacagcagtctgctagCACGATGATGCCTCgttgtagccgtgcacgtagctctacgtttgcaagcaccttaactagatggcgccaccatactggcggacgctcgggatcacgttgattgcgcacTCCGCCTTTTTTCCGGtgtgacggcgcatgcgccctgccctagcggattagtcgcgaaacgtttggaaaggacgcgcgcgcggccgcgcggccctgTCTCGAGGAAAGATCCtccgaaaaaaaaagcgctcggacgcgcgctactgcaaacactcgtgccgtgtaccgcgttgaaactccactgctacctcgacgtcggtgcggtgcCGAAAATGTGCGCAGTGTAAGTGCAACTCCAATTTAAAACAGAAAGCGGCCAGTGTGTCGTCCGGACCACTGAGTGGTTTGGACTGCACCCTGAGCCACGTAGCTGCCGCCTTTCATTGACGGCTAGCAAATTTAACGAAAAACCCCTGCGCTACACTTGGGCGACTCTTAAAAATATCCCGTTGCTGGTGAATTCTTGCAGTGTGGGCCCTCACTTGCTGGTGGCGGCAGCATGCGCCTGAGTTCACGTACTCGTTTGAGGCGgcggtcgatacgagaccgacaagacgctcacGCCAACGATTGGCCTGGGTCGCTGAGACCATCTTATACGAGGCCGACAACGACGCAGCCGACGAGCGCGAGgt
This genomic stretch from Dermacentor silvarum isolate Dsil-2018 chromosome 2, BIME_Dsil_1.4, whole genome shotgun sequence harbors:
- the LOC119441708 gene encoding putative uncharacterized protein DDB_G0271606 isoform X2; its protein translation is MTYPTAPGHQAYETAAVGQSYPFRNQGYQVSGIQQHVPQQGYATVQNAPQDAAIQQQQQQVPGTQRQVPQQSYAAVQNSPQAAAIQQQQQQQVPCSQRQIPQQGYAAVQNAPQVAVIQHQQQVPGTQRQIPWQGYAAVQNAPQAAAIKQQQQVPGTQRQIPQLSYAAVHNAPQAAAIQQQQQVPGTQRQVPQMSYATIQNTPQAAAIQQQQQQQVPGTQRQIPQLSYATIQNTPQAAAIQQQQQQQVPGTQRQIPQMSYAAVQNAPQAAAIQQQQQQPVPGTQRQIAQQGYASTQNALQAAALQQQPRYAMTNQGYYPNATAPACQTAAALQQQQQQQQQQQQKQQQQEKQHQQQQKLLQQQLQQQQYARQDQAYQNYPAHSYAVPQTSQAAYQQSPGYPGSKSYTGAQMGASEYPPNGLASYSAGRPSAAATAEKQSKSPWAAYQQATGARPSRCPSPQNADAGRQNYYYGNIYSSASGYPSGYGIYSVSTPAGYRRQSLGQGYGQPGVCQAQSRYPQGR
- the LOC119441708 gene encoding putative uncharacterized protein DDB_G0271606 isoform X1; the protein is MTYPTAPGHQAYETAAVGQSYPFRNQGYQVSGIQQHVPQQGYATVQNAPQDAAIQQQQQQVPGTQRQVPQQSYAAVQNSPQAAAIQQQQQQQVPCSQRQIPQQGYAAVQNAPQVAVIQHQQQVPGTQRQIPWQGYAAVQNAPQAAAIKQQQQVPGTQRQVPQLSYAAVQNAPQATAIKQQQQQQVPNTQRQIPQLSYAAVHNAPQAAAIQQQQQVPGTQRQVPQMSYATIQNTPQAAAIQQQQQQQVPGTQRQIPQLSYATIQNTPQAAAIQQQQQQQVPGTQRQIPQMSYAAVQNAPQAAAIQQQQQQPVPGTQRQIAQQGYASTQNALQAAALQQQPRYAMTNQGYYPNATAPACQTAAALQQQQQQQQQQQQKQQQQEKQHQQQQKLLQQQLQQQQYARQDQAYQNYPAHSYAVPQTSQAAYQQSPGYPGSKSYTGAQMGASEYPPNGLASYSAGRPSAAATAEKQSKSPWAAYQQATGARPSRCPSPQNADAGRQNYYYGNIYSSASGYPSGYGIYSVSTPAGYRRQSLGQGYGQPGVCQAQSRYPQGR